From Brachyspira pilosicoli, a single genomic window includes:
- a CDS encoding ABC transporter permease, with protein MFTYFVIKRILKGIIMFVILMFMSSAIFNTVSEKTLKAQIEENINAEVRGLSNMRTEDVANFIKERRAYYYDIYWLNRSIGERIFIRAINTITFQFGKSTIMMDSNGNRDVIKIIGEALPRSIILFTTASIIQMIIGLIIGLVKARKAGKLFDRTTSIITMIVYGMPTWWLSMILIMIFVYKFNLFPSGGVHSIPTPEGIMYYLDMLWHMALPMLTLTLIGFWGLSFVVRNIVLSTLQEDYIMAARARGISEKSVLLGHTLRSSAPPIVTITLLGLLGSIAGSIIFEGIFSWPGLGNLYWISVQQNDIPVLMGNLAITTALYQFGLVVLDISYGFLDPRIKVGGKM; from the coding sequence ATGTTTACTTATTTTGTAATCAAAAGAATACTAAAAGGCATAATCATGTTTGTGATACTTATGTTTATGTCTTCTGCTATATTTAACACTGTAAGCGAAAAAACTCTTAAGGCACAGATAGAAGAAAATATTAATGCCGAAGTACGAGGACTTAGCAATATGCGTACAGAAGATGTTGCTAATTTTATTAAAGAGAGAAGAGCATACTATTATGATATATATTGGCTTAACAGAAGCATTGGTGAGAGAATATTTATAAGAGCAATCAATACTATTACATTTCAATTCGGCAAATCTACTATAATGATGGATTCTAACGGCAACAGAGATGTTATAAAAATAATAGGAGAAGCACTGCCCCGCTCTATAATACTTTTTACAACAGCATCAATCATACAAATGATAATAGGCTTAATAATAGGACTCGTAAAGGCAAGAAAAGCAGGAAAACTATTCGACAGAACAACAAGCATTATCACTATGATAGTTTACGGCATGCCTACTTGGTGGCTTTCTATGATACTAATAATGATATTTGTTTATAAGTTTAATTTGTTTCCATCTGGAGGAGTTCATTCCATACCAACACCTGAAGGCATAATGTATTATTTGGATATGTTATGGCATATGGCCTTACCTATGCTCACATTAACATTAATAGGATTCTGGGGGCTTTCTTTTGTGGTGAGAAATATAGTGTTGTCTACCCTTCAGGAAGATTATATTATGGCAGCACGTGCTAGAGGCATATCAGAAAAGTCTGTTCTTTTAGGGCATACTTTAAGAAGCTCTGCACCTCCCATAGTTACAATAACTTTGTTAGGACTGCTTGGCTCAATTGCAGGCTCTATCATATTTGAAGGAATATTCTCTTGGCCGGGTTTGGGCAATCTTTATTGGATATCTGTTCAGCAAAATGATATACCTGTATTAATGGGCAATTTAGCTATTACTACTGCTCTTTATCAATTTGGTTTGGTTGTGCTTGATATATCTTACGGATTTTTAGACCCGAGAATAAAAGTTGGAGGCAAGATGTAA
- the dnaA gene encoding chromosomal replication initiator protein DnaA — protein sequence MEKIKEYFNDFLEIISENGEYAGVALLKGSVFRVDDEHNVSIICSGDFAANHIKKDFLERIKNYLKDKCSYDINIQVLVDVNIVNNEEDSFNNDIVEIESTEENNTKNKYKSNLNEYFKFDNFIEGSNNKFVFAAAKLVAEKPGREYNPLYIYGSVGIGKTHLLQAIGNYYLENNPDAKVHYIDGSGFRDEYIYGLQTKRPDNFKKKYKSLDMFLLDDLQLLESAQETSKELFEIFQALDNACKQMVFVSDKPPKELRNIEARLKNRFEKSLILSIEPPQYETRLAIIERKLIDLNTNIDEEVIKYMAENITTDVRKIEGAIRAYLSVRDLMKITPNVEECDKLNIFKDYFTNKPKLKNATIKEIKKMVADYYGIEMNAFDSKDRTKFIAKVRHVAVYLACEYSKKSVTEIGLEFNRDHASIIHAREKIKEELKTDSHIAREINDIISSIS from the coding sequence ATGGAAAAGATAAAAGAATATTTCAATGATTTTTTGGAGATAATATCAGAAAATGGAGAATATGCTGGGGTTGCTTTACTCAAAGGCAGTGTTTTTAGGGTTGATGATGAGCATAATGTAAGTATTATTTGTTCGGGTGATTTTGCTGCTAACCATATAAAGAAAGATTTTTTAGAGCGTATAAAAAACTATTTAAAAGACAAGTGTTCGTATGATATAAACATTCAAGTATTAGTTGATGTAAATATTGTAAATAATGAAGAAGATAGTTTTAATAATGATATTGTAGAAATAGAATCAACAGAAGAAAACAATACAAAAAATAAATATAAATCTAATTTAAATGAATATTTCAAGTTTGACAATTTTATAGAGGGGAGTAATAATAAATTTGTTTTTGCTGCTGCCAAATTGGTTGCAGAAAAACCAGGAAGAGAATACAATCCTCTTTATATATATGGAAGTGTGGGTATAGGTAAAACTCATTTGCTTCAGGCTATTGGAAATTATTATTTAGAAAATAATCCAGATGCAAAAGTTCATTATATAGATGGAAGCGGATTTAGAGATGAATATATATATGGCCTTCAAACTAAAAGACCTGATAATTTTAAAAAGAAATATAAATCTTTAGACATGTTTTTGCTTGATGATTTGCAATTGTTAGAAAGTGCTCAGGAGACTTCTAAAGAGTTATTTGAGATATTTCAAGCTTTAGATAATGCTTGTAAACAGATGGTATTTGTTAGTGATAAACCTCCGAAAGAACTTAGAAATATAGAGGCGAGATTAAAAAACAGATTCGAAAAGAGTTTGATATTATCTATTGAGCCTCCGCAATATGAAACAAGGCTTGCTATAATAGAGAGAAAGTTGATTGATTTAAATACAAACATTGATGAAGAAGTAATTAAATATATGGCAGAAAATATTACAACTGATGTTCGTAAGATTGAAGGTGCTATTAGGGCTTATTTGTCTGTGAGGGATTTGATGAAAATAACTCCTAATGTTGAAGAATGTGATAAGTTAAATATATTTAAAGATTATTTTACTAACAAACCAAAATTAAAAAATGCTACTATAAAAGAAATAAAAAAAATGGTGGCTGATTATTATGGTATAGAAATGAATGCTTTTGACAGCAAAGACAGAACCAAATTTATAGCTAAAGTTAGACATGTTGCTGTATACTTAGCTTGCGAATATTCTAAAAAATCGGTTACAGAAATAGGATTGGAGTTTAATAGAGATCATGCTTCTATTATACATGCAAGAGAAAAAATAAAAGAAGAGCTTAAAACAGATTCTCATATAGCAAGAGAAATTAATGATATAATATCTTCTATATCATAA
- a CDS encoding nucleotide exchange factor GrpE has protein sequence MQEEEMKEGNEAASKGSEDIAENNSNAEANETNEVNEEQKEACECSENNEDEISILKKRVEELENEVSDMKDKYMRAMAESENIRKRTAKEKADGIKRANKGLLLSLINFMDNFERALKSFDNDETIKGSEYYKGVELIHKQFIDFLTDNGVSEIEALGEEFDPNLHEALTMIEVPDIDKEQVVEVYAKGYKLNDELLRTAKVVVGKPKTAE, from the coding sequence ATGCAAGAAGAAGAAATGAAAGAAGGCAATGAAGCTGCTAGTAAGGGTAGTGAGGACATTGCAGAAAACAATTCTAATGCAGAAGCTAATGAAACTAATGAAGTTAATGAAGAACAAAAAGAGGCTTGTGAATGTTCTGAAAATAATGAAGATGAAATTAGCATTCTAAAAAAGAGAGTAGAAGAGTTAGAAAATGAAGTTTCTGATATGAAAGATAAATATATGCGTGCTATGGCAGAATCAGAAAATATTAGAAAGAGAACTGCCAAAGAAAAAGCTGACGGCATAAAGAGGGCTAATAAAGGTTTATTATTATCTCTTATCAATTTTATGGATAATTTTGAGAGAGCATTAAAATCTTTTGATAATGATGAAACTATAAAGGGAAGTGAATATTATAAGGGCGTAGAATTAATACATAAACAGTTTATAGATTTTTTAACTGATAATGGTGTGAGCGAAATAGAGGCATTAGGAGAGGAGTTTGACCCTAATTTGCATGAGGCATTAACTATGATAGAAGTTCCTGATATTGATAAAGAGCAGGTTGTAGAAGTTTATGCTAAGGGCTACAAATTAAATGATGAACTTTTGAGAACAGCTAAGGTTGTGGTTGGAAAACCAAAGACGGCTGAATAA
- the dnaK gene encoding molecular chaperone DnaK — protein MSKIIGIDLGTTNSCVSVMEGGKPVVITNSEGNRTTPSIVAFTNKGEVLVGQPAKNQMVTNPENTIFSIKRFMGNTYSEVSEERSRMPYTVIEEDGKVKIKTLEGNFTPQEISARTLQKMKQTAEEYLGETVTDAIITVPAYFNDSQRQATKDAGRIAGLNVLRIINEPTAAALAYGMEKKKDEKIAVYDLGGGTFDISILELADGVFEVKSTNGDTHLGGDDFDQAIINWLIEEFKKDTGVDLNSDKMALQRLKEAAEKAKKELSSSLQTDINLPYLTADASGPKHLNVSLSRAKFEDLVRDLVEKTRIPCEKALKDAGLSTSDIDEVILVGGSTRIPLVQETVKNIFGKDPNKSVNPDEAVAMGAAVQGGIIKGDVKDVLLLDVTPLSLGIETEGSVMTVLINRNTTIPTNKKQVFSTAADNQSSVTIRVLQGERKMANDNRELGRFDLVGIPPAPRGVPQIEVSFDIDANGIVHVTAKDLGTGKEQKITIASSSGLSEEEINKMVQDAEKHAEEDKKKKEEVEAKNNADHMIYQTEKLLKENGDKLQPSDKSEIESKMSALKSAVESNNTDSIKRATDDLQAAWSKASEALYKQAGAQQGQADAGQQQAQQNTNQDSSRKDDGVVDADYEVVDDNDKK, from the coding sequence ATGAGCAAAATTATTGGAATAGATTTAGGAACTACAAATTCATGCGTATCAGTAATGGAAGGCGGAAAACCTGTAGTAATAACAAACAGCGAAGGAAACAGAACAACACCTTCTATAGTAGCCTTTACAAATAAAGGGGAAGTATTAGTAGGTCAGCCTGCTAAAAACCAAATGGTAACTAACCCAGAAAATACAATATTCTCTATAAAAAGATTTATGGGTAACACTTATTCTGAAGTATCAGAAGAGCGTTCAAGAATGCCTTATACTGTTATAGAGGAAGACGGAAAAGTAAAAATTAAAACACTTGAAGGAAACTTTACTCCTCAAGAGATAAGTGCAAGAACACTTCAAAAGATGAAACAAACAGCTGAAGAGTATTTAGGAGAAACTGTAACAGATGCAATCATCACAGTACCTGCATACTTTAATGACAGCCAAAGACAGGCAACTAAAGATGCTGGAAGAATTGCTGGGCTTAATGTATTAAGAATAATAAACGAGCCTACAGCTGCTGCTTTAGCTTATGGTATGGAGAAAAAGAAAGATGAGAAAATAGCAGTTTATGACTTGGGCGGCGGTACATTTGATATATCTATACTTGAATTAGCTGACGGAGTATTTGAAGTAAAAAGTACAAACGGTGATACACATTTAGGCGGTGATGACTTTGACCAAGCTATAATTAACTGGCTAATAGAAGAGTTTAAGAAAGATACAGGCGTTGATTTAAATAGCGACAAAATGGCTTTACAGAGATTAAAAGAAGCTGCTGAAAAAGCTAAAAAAGAACTTTCTAGCTCACTTCAAACAGATATCAACTTGCCATACTTGACAGCAGATGCATCAGGTCCTAAACACTTGAATGTATCTTTATCAAGAGCAAAATTTGAGGATTTAGTAAGAGACTTAGTAGAAAAAACTCGTATCCCATGTGAAAAAGCATTGAAAGATGCAGGACTTTCTACTAGCGATATAGATGAAGTTATACTTGTTGGAGGTTCTACAAGAATACCTTTAGTACAAGAGACAGTTAAAAACATATTTGGAAAAGACCCAAATAAAAGCGTAAACCCAGACGAAGCAGTAGCAATGGGTGCTGCAGTACAGGGCGGTATTATTAAAGGTGATGTTAAAGACGTTCTTCTTCTTGACGTTACTCCGCTTTCACTTGGTATTGAAACAGAAGGTTCAGTAATGACTGTTTTAATTAACAGAAACACTACTATACCTACAAACAAAAAACAAGTGTTCTCAACAGCAGCAGACAATCAATCATCTGTAACTATTAGAGTATTACAAGGTGAGAGAAAAATGGCTAATGACAACAGAGAGCTTGGAAGATTTGATTTAGTAGGAATACCACCTGCACCAAGAGGCGTACCTCAAATTGAAGTTTCATTCGACATAGACGCTAACGGTATAGTACATGTTACAGCTAAAGATTTGGGTACTGGTAAAGAGCAGAAAATAACAATAGCTTCTTCAAGCGGACTTAGCGAGGAAGAAATAAACAAAATGGTTCAGGATGCAGAAAAACATGCTGAAGAAGATAAAAAGAAAAAAGAGGAAGTTGAGGCTAAAAACAATGCTGACCATATGATTTATCAAACAGAAAAATTGTTAAAAGAAAACGGCGATAAATTACAGCCTTCAGATAAATCAGAGATTGAGTCAAAAATGAGTGCTTTAAAATCAGCAGTAGAATCTAACAATACAGACAGCATTAAAAGAGCTACAGATGATTTACAAGCAGCATGGAGCAAAGCTTCAGAGGCTCTTTACAAACAAGCAGGAGCACAGCAAGGACAAGCTGATGCAGGACAGCAGCAAGCACAGCAAAACACTAACCAAGATTCAAGCAGAAAAGATGACGGTGTAGTTGATGCTGATTATGAGGTTGTTGATGACAATGACAAAAAATAA
- a CDS encoding Rpn family recombination-promoting nuclease/putative transposase, with protein sequence MNKINLLNDFFIRYLLASKGDEDILENIVNAVLTNIGFETVHNLEIINPYNLKDNQYLKESILDVKAKTNDNKKIIIEFQLFGNIDFLKRIYYYISKNIALELKTNEAYRDISQIISINFLDFNLNFNDSGKEHRCFKLIDTDNHDISLDMIQIHLIEIKRFKKILETSTIEEIKKNKLLSWIEFFTSNDLNKIIDKLKEENIIMSKVIEKYKIFTSDEESMQVYNAREAFLYGQEVMLKREREEGIKEGIKEGIEKGVEKEKYALAKNMKRENIDINLISKITGLSKEEIDNL encoded by the coding sequence ATGAACAAGATTAATCTATTAAATGACTTTTTTATTAGGTATCTTTTAGCTTCTAAAGGTGATGAGGATATACTTGAAAATATAGTGAATGCTGTACTTACTAATATTGGTTTTGAGACGGTTCATAATTTAGAGATAATTAATCCTTATAATCTTAAAGATAATCAATATTTAAAAGAATCTATTTTAGATGTTAAAGCTAAAACTAATGATAATAAAAAAATCATAATAGAGTTTCAGCTCTTTGGAAATATAGATTTTTTAAAAAGAATTTATTACTATATATCAAAAAATATAGCCTTAGAATTAAAGACTAATGAGGCTTACAGAGATATAAGTCAAATAATTAGTATAAATTTTTTGGATTTTAATTTAAACTTTAATGATAGCGGAAAAGAGCATAGATGTTTTAAGCTCATAGATACAGATAATCATGATATAAGTTTAGATATGATTCAAATACATTTAATAGAGATAAAAAGATTTAAGAAAATATTAGAAACTTCAACTATTGAAGAAATAAAGAAAAATAAATTGCTTTCTTGGATAGAGTTTTTTACATCTAATGATTTAAATAAAATTATAGATAAGCTAAAGGAGGAAAACATTATTATGAGTAAAGTTATAGAAAAATATAAAATATTTACCTCTGATGAAGAGAGTATGCAAGTTTATAATGCTCGTGAGGCTTTTCTATATGGACAGGAAGTCATGTTAAAGAGAGAAAGAGAAGAAGGTATAAAAGAGGGTATAAAAGAGGGTATTGAAAAAGGTGTAGAAAAAGAAAAATATGCATTAGCTAAAAATATGAAAAGAGAAAATATAGATATTAATTTAATAAGCAAAATAACAGGTTTAAGCAAAGAAGAAATTGATAATTTATAA
- a CDS encoding tRNA-binding protein, producing the protein MENNIKNETTFDNFLSLDIRVGTIIEAEDFPKAKRPAYKLKIDFGELGIKVSSAQITKLYKKEDLIGRKIIAVVNFPKKQIANFFSECLVLGAVKENNEVVLLSINEEAENGTPIG; encoded by the coding sequence ATGGAAAATAATATTAAAAATGAAACTACTTTTGATAATTTCCTTTCGCTCGATATTAGAGTAGGTACAATCATAGAGGCAGAGGATTTTCCAAAGGCTAAAAGACCAGCATACAAATTAAAAATTGATTTTGGAGAATTGGGCATAAAGGTATCATCTGCTCAAATCACTAAACTATACAAAAAAGAAGATTTAATTGGAAGAAAAATTATTGCTGTTGTGAATTTCCCAAAAAAACAAATTGCTAACTTTTTTTCTGAATGTCTTGTTCTTGGTGCTGTAAAAGAAAATAATGAAGTTGTTTTGCTTAGCATTAATGAAGAAGCAGAAAATGGCACTCCTATAGGATAA
- a CDS encoding sirohydrochlorin cobaltochelatase, translating to MSDKSIILLFHGANNYKETDKMYSDIIKRFENEFKDFYITDAYSSSAIRKMMKEASDFPAVKDRLNELKDKNIKEVYIAPIVLLQNKDYMRIFHTTVPFKEEYSVLKYGESLLSIPSDYDNMVSIIKEKFNDYNNYTYLFVGHGGKHHSNSAYGMLAYKLSLQNDSYLSMTFSEGISLDEIKDKLLKLNKKVLIIPILISKSFHYKNDILDGIFNAIKELGIEAEVFDKTLGEWDSFINLCINKTKKLINKN from the coding sequence ATGTCAGATAAAAGTATAATATTATTATTTCATGGCGCAAATAATTATAAAGAAACAGATAAAATGTATTCTGATATAATAAAAAGATTTGAAAATGAGTTTAAAGATTTTTATATAACGGATGCTTATAGTTCAAGCGCTATAAGAAAAATGATGAAAGAAGCTTCTGATTTTCCAGCAGTTAAAGATAGATTAAATGAGCTAAAAGATAAGAATATAAAAGAAGTATATATTGCTCCTATAGTTTTACTGCAAAATAAAGACTATATGCGTATATTCCACACTACAGTACCTTTTAAAGAGGAATATTCTGTATTAAAATACGGTGAATCATTATTATCCATTCCAAGTGATTATGATAATATGGTATCTATAATAAAAGAAAAATTTAATGATTATAATAATTATACATATTTATTTGTAGGCCACGGAGGAAAGCATCATTCTAATTCTGCTTATGGAATGCTCGCTTATAAATTAAGTCTTCAAAATGACTCGTATTTGTCTATGACTTTCTCTGAAGGTATAAGCTTAGATGAAATAAAAGATAAACTTTTAAAATTAAATAAAAAAGTATTAATAATCCCAATATTAATATCAAAATCATTTCATTATAAGAATGATATATTAGATGGTATATTTAATGCTATAAAAGAATTAGGCATTGAAGCTGAAGTATTCGATAAAACTTTAGGAGAATGGGACTCTTTTATAAATTTATGTATAAATAAAACCAAGAAACTTATAAATAAAAATTAA
- the asrC gene encoding sulfite reductase subunit C: protein MLDINVKKLKKNAFRITKKRGLTASRIRVPGGHLNVKYLDIIKHIADNYGNGTIHMTVRQGLEIPDIKMEDMPKVNELLQPIIEGLNINQDEKGKGYTSSGTRNISACIGNRVCPFACYDTTAFAQKIEKAIFPNDLHFKVALTGCPNDCAKVRMHDFGIIGMTHPQYEKDRCISCKACIKSCKRKSADVLSMVNYKIERNHKGCIGCGECVIQCPMRAWTRSEKKYYRLTIMGRTGKKNPRLGEDFIKWVDEDSIVKIILNTYEYVKQYIDLTAPGEKEHIGYIVDRTGFEEFKKWALKDVQLPDIAEVYTPIYWKGIHYV, encoded by the coding sequence ATGTTAGATATAAATGTAAAAAAACTTAAAAAAAATGCATTCCGTATTACTAAAAAAAGAGGATTAACTGCTTCAAGAATAAGAGTTCCCGGCGGGCATTTAAATGTTAAATATTTGGATATTATAAAACATATAGCAGACAATTATGGTAATGGCACAATTCATATGACTGTACGTCAGGGGTTAGAAATTCCTGATATAAAAATGGAAGATATGCCAAAAGTTAATGAACTTTTACAGCCTATAATAGAAGGACTTAATATTAATCAAGATGAAAAAGGAAAAGGTTATACTTCATCTGGAACAAGAAATATATCTGCGTGCATTGGAAATAGGGTTTGCCCTTTTGCATGCTATGATACTACAGCATTTGCTCAGAAAATAGAGAAAGCAATATTTCCTAATGACTTACATTTTAAAGTGGCTTTAACAGGGTGTCCTAATGATTGTGCTAAAGTGAGAATGCATGACTTTGGAATTATTGGAATGACTCATCCCCAATACGAAAAAGATAGATGCATAAGCTGTAAAGCTTGCATAAAATCATGCAAAAGAAAATCTGCCGATGTTCTTAGTATGGTTAATTATAAAATAGAAAGAAACCATAAAGGGTGCATAGGCTGCGGTGAATGTGTTATTCAATGCCCTATGAGAGCTTGGACGAGAAGCGAAAAAAAATATTACAGACTTACAATAATGGGAAGAACCGGCAAGAAAAATCCGAGACTTGGTGAAGACTTTATAAAATGGGTTGATGAGGATAGCATAGTAAAAATCATATTAAATACTTATGAATATGTAAAACAATATATAGATTTAACTGCTCCTGGCGAAAAAGAACATATAGGATATATAGTTGATAGAACAGGATTTGAAGAGTTTAAAAAGTGGGCTTTAAAAGATGTACAGTTGCCTGATATAGCTGAAGTTTATACTCCTATTTATTGGAAAGGTATACATTATGTTTAA
- the asrB gene encoding anaerobic sulfite reductase subunit AsrB, whose protein sequence is MSNNEYVPFLSEILDIKKHTEIEYTFKMSYNGESKPGQFFEVSIPKFGEAPISISGIEKGSVDLTIRKVGKVTNEIFEKYIGSKLFMRGPYGNGFDVNLYKDKDIIIIAGGTGVSPVRGVIDYFSANKNERKDMTTIIGFKSPDDILFREDIERWEKNMNLILTVDAAPDGYNKNIGLVTKYIPELKITDNTIAIVVGPPAMMKFSIMELEKIGLKEKNIWVSYERKMCCGIGKCGHCKIDDVYICLDGPVFNYVKGKTLVD, encoded by the coding sequence ATGAGTAACAATGAATATGTGCCTTTTTTATCAGAGATTTTAGATATCAAAAAGCATACAGAAATTGAATATACTTTTAAAATGTCATATAACGGGGAATCAAAACCAGGACAATTTTTTGAAGTATCAATTCCAAAGTTTGGAGAAGCACCTATATCAATAAGCGGCATAGAAAAAGGAAGCGTTGATTTAACCATAAGAAAAGTAGGAAAAGTTACTAATGAAATATTTGAAAAGTACATTGGAAGCAAGCTTTTTATGAGAGGACCTTATGGAAATGGATTTGATGTTAATTTATATAAAGACAAAGATATTATAATAATTGCAGGAGGTACGGGCGTTTCTCCTGTAAGAGGTGTAATAGATTATTTTAGTGCTAATAAGAATGAAAGAAAAGATATGACCACTATTATAGGGTTCAAAAGCCCTGATGATATTTTATTTAGAGAAGATATTGAAAGATGGGAAAAAAATATGAATCTTATATTAACAGTTGATGCTGCTCCTGATGGTTATAATAAAAATATAGGACTTGTAACAAAATATATACCAGAATTAAAAATCACTGACAATACTATAGCAATAGTAGTTGGTCCTCCTGCCATGATGAAATTTTCTATAATGGAATTAGAAAAAATTGGACTTAAAGAAAAGAATATTTGGGTATCTTACGAAAGGAAGATGTGCTGCGGTATAGGCAAATGTGGGCATTGCAAGATAGACGATGTTTATATTTGTTTAGATGGCCCTGTGTTTAATTATGTTAAAGGTAAAACTTTAGTAGATTAG
- the asrA gene encoding anaerobic sulfite reductase subunit AsrA, with amino-acid sequence MGYKLDKSDFQNLIDNLKKHYLIYAPKNFKGTGTFSDTDIVRYDYISNIDDIEFNKKSNYSFKESILPITQTLFYFTEDEVKEANIEREKTALIFLRSCDLHAIKRLDQIYLKNGFEDYYYKRLRDNIKFALIGCSKSFDNCFCVSMDSNKCDEYDFALNVRDNYFEIDCKSEEFRSLFKEYKESDIEIDYVRENDIKVEVAKNLSLDVYKSKMWDEYDTRCINCGRCNFVCPTCTCFTMQDIFYTDNGKVGERRRVHASCMVDEYTDVAGGGAYRKKNGERMRFKVMHKVFDYKKRNGYTMCVGCGRCDDACPEYISYSNCINKLEDAMKEVSK; translated from the coding sequence ATGGGATATAAATTAGATAAATCGGATTTTCAAAATCTGATTGACAATCTAAAAAAGCACTATTTGATTTATGCTCCTAAAAATTTTAAAGGTACAGGAACATTTTCTGATACGGATATAGTAAGATATGATTATATTTCAAATATTGATGATATAGAATTTAATAAAAAATCTAATTATTCATTTAAAGAATCTATTTTGCCAATCACTCAAACATTATTTTATTTTACAGAAGATGAAGTAAAAGAGGCTAATATTGAAAGAGAAAAAACAGCATTAATATTTTTAAGAAGCTGTGATTTGCATGCTATAAAAAGATTAGATCAAATATATCTTAAAAATGGTTTTGAAGATTATTATTATAAGCGTTTGAGAGATAATATAAAATTCGCTCTAATAGGCTGTTCAAAATCTTTTGATAATTGCTTTTGTGTGAGTATGGATAGCAATAAATGTGATGAATATGATTTTGCTCTAAACGTTAGAGATAATTATTTTGAAATAGATTGCAAGAGTGAAGAGTTTAGGAGTTTATTTAAAGAGTATAAAGAATCAGATATAGAGATAGATTATGTAAGAGAGAATGATATTAAAGTAGAAGTAGCAAAAAATTTAAGTTTAGATGTTTATAAATCAAAGATGTGGGATGAATATGACACAAGATGTATTAACTGCGGAAGATGTAATTTTGTATGCCCTACTTGTACATGCTTTACTATGCAAGACATTTTTTATACTGATAATGGAAAGGTTGGGGAGAGAAGAAGGGTGCATGCTTCTTGTATGGTAGATGAGTATACTGATGTTGCTGGAGGAGGAGCTTACAGGAAGAAAAATGGAGAGCGTATGCGTTTTAAGGTTATGCATAAGGTTTTTGATTATAAAAAAAGAAATGGATATACTATGTGTGTGGGATGCGGAAGATGTGATGATGCTTGTCCTGAATATATATCATACTCTAACTGCATCAATAAATTGGAAGATGCTATGAAGGAGGTATCTAAATGA
- a CDS encoding Crp/Fnr family transcriptional regulator, with protein sequence MITLDEAFNKIKIFQNINSQTIEYIKKFSNLKVYKEKEHIFMDKDKIDTIYIIVSGKSALYKLNNFGDKKIIFIFGEGQILNEHSIQDIKVSINCEVLEYSIVMLIPSNIFIKAMEKDFALSKAILDLMSLNIRRLYRQLQNTTNNLECEKKLASKLLKLVKDNGIYCENIVKINVPLTITYISELIGSRRETVSRQIKKLSELGFIEFKDNFIFIKDIEKLRNYFYDI encoded by the coding sequence ATGATTACATTAGATGAAGCATTCAATAAAATAAAAATATTCCAAAATATTAATTCTCAAACTATAGAATATATAAAAAAATTCTCCAATCTAAAAGTATACAAGGAAAAAGAACATATATTCATGGATAAAGATAAAATTGATACTATATATATAATAGTGTCAGGCAAATCAGCATTATATAAATTAAATAATTTCGGAGATAAGAAAATAATTTTTATATTTGGAGAAGGACAAATATTAAATGAACATAGCATACAAGATATAAAAGTTTCTATAAACTGCGAGGTTTTAGAATATTCTATTGTTATGCTTATACCATCAAATATTTTCATAAAAGCTATGGAAAAAGATTTTGCATTATCTAAAGCAATATTGGATTTAATGTCTCTGAATATAAGAAGGCTATATAGACAGCTTCAAAACACTACAAACAATTTAGAATGCGAAAAAAAATTAGCTTCAAAATTATTAAAATTAGTAAAAGATAATGGCATATACTGTGAAAACATAGTAAAAATAAATGTACCATTAACTATAACATATATATCTGAATTAATAGGCTCAAGACGAGAAACAGTTTCAAGACAAATAAAAAAATTATCAGAATTAGGTTTTATAGAATTCAAAGACAATTTTATATTTATAAAAGATATAGAAAAGTTAAGAAATTACTTTTATGATATATAG